One genomic segment of Chitinophaga sancti includes these proteins:
- a CDS encoding prolyl oligopeptidase family serine peptidase — protein MQRLPAFIFTFINSSLLLTTMTTAQAQSQQPGLVYPQTRKTEVTDNYHGTTIADPYRWLEDDNSPETKAWVKEQNAVTQDYLAKIPFRDAIKNRLEVLWNYPKTGAPDHRGNYLYFYKNDGLQNQSVLYRQSTTPGATPEVFIDPNKLSADGTTALGTVQFSKDGKYAAYLIAKAGSDWQQAHIMDVATKTLLPDSLNWLKFSGLSWRGDGFYYSRYDEPTESSKLSKKNEFHKVYYHKVGTSQDKDVLIHADSDHPLRNFQATVTEDERFVLLNASEGTSGNEIWFWDMKNPDQKTFKLLIKGFDHEPNVIDNDGDKLFVITNEGAPNYKVELIDTKNPEGPRTLIIPERKETLMHVGTGGGKLFATYLQDAANRVYQLNYAGHLEREIKLPGIGTAGGFGGKKEDKEFYYTFNSYVTPALVYKYDIASGKSTTYFKPELKFDPSQYETKQVFFNSKDGTRIPMFLSYKKGIKLDGNNPVLLYGYGGFNIPVTPGFSVSNLFFMEQGGIYAQVTLRGGAEYGEEWHKAGMFEKKQNVFDDFIGAAEFLIKEKYTNTSKLAVHGRSNGGLLIGAVMTQRPDLFKVAIPTVGVLDMLRYQHFTIGWAWGVEYGTSDKEDQFKYLIKYSPLHNLKPGTSYPATMVTTGDHDDRVVPAHSFKFAATLQADNAGPNPTLIRIDTQAGHGAGKPTGKLIEESADIWAFIMYNLGMHFKN, from the coding sequence ATGCAACGTCTACCTGCTTTTATTTTCACTTTTATTAATTCCTCATTGCTGCTTACGACTATGACAACAGCTCAAGCCCAATCTCAACAGCCAGGCCTCGTTTATCCGCAAACCCGGAAGACCGAAGTGACAGATAACTACCATGGTACCACTATTGCCGACCCATACCGCTGGCTCGAGGACGATAACAGCCCGGAAACCAAAGCATGGGTGAAAGAACAAAACGCAGTCACCCAGGATTATCTTGCAAAGATACCTTTCCGCGACGCTATAAAAAATCGTCTGGAAGTGTTATGGAATTATCCAAAAACTGGTGCACCGGATCATAGAGGTAACTATTTGTACTTCTATAAAAATGATGGTTTACAGAACCAGTCTGTACTTTACAGGCAGTCTACCACCCCGGGCGCTACTCCCGAAGTCTTCATCGACCCGAATAAACTCTCCGCCGATGGTACAACAGCTTTAGGCACCGTACAGTTTTCCAAAGATGGAAAATATGCCGCCTATTTAATTGCAAAGGCTGGTTCTGACTGGCAACAGGCCCATATTATGGACGTAGCTACCAAAACTTTGCTCCCGGATAGCCTGAACTGGCTCAAGTTCAGTGGTCTTTCATGGAGAGGAGATGGTTTTTACTATAGCCGCTATGACGAACCTACCGAATCCAGCAAACTCTCCAAAAAGAACGAATTCCATAAAGTTTACTATCACAAGGTAGGCACTTCTCAGGATAAGGATGTACTGATCCACGCTGATTCAGATCACCCACTTCGCAATTTTCAGGCAACTGTTACCGAAGATGAGCGATTCGTGCTCCTAAACGCGTCAGAAGGGACTTCCGGCAATGAGATATGGTTCTGGGACATGAAAAATCCTGACCAAAAGACGTTCAAATTATTGATCAAAGGCTTCGATCATGAGCCAAATGTAATAGACAATGACGGCGATAAGCTATTTGTGATCACTAACGAGGGCGCACCTAATTATAAAGTAGAGCTGATCGATACCAAAAATCCAGAGGGTCCCCGTACACTGATCATTCCTGAACGCAAGGAAACCCTCATGCATGTGGGTACCGGTGGTGGAAAACTCTTTGCTACCTACCTGCAGGATGCTGCCAACCGTGTATACCAGTTAAACTATGCCGGTCACCTGGAAAGGGAGATCAAACTCCCGGGTATAGGTACCGCAGGTGGATTCGGTGGTAAAAAAGAAGACAAGGAATTCTATTACACCTTTAATTCATATGTGACACCGGCTCTGGTATATAAATATGATATAGCTTCCGGTAAGTCTACGACCTATTTCAAACCTGAACTGAAATTCGATCCTTCCCAATATGAAACCAAACAGGTATTCTTTAATAGTAAAGATGGTACTCGTATCCCTATGTTCCTTTCCTATAAGAAGGGGATCAAACTGGATGGGAACAATCCTGTATTGCTGTATGGTTATGGTGGTTTCAATATCCCGGTCACCCCGGGTTTCAGCGTATCTAATCTGTTCTTTATGGAGCAGGGTGGTATCTATGCACAGGTAACCCTGCGTGGTGGTGCGGAGTACGGCGAGGAGTGGCACAAAGCAGGTATGTTCGAAAAGAAGCAGAATGTATTTGACGATTTTATCGGGGCTGCAGAGTTCCTGATCAAAGAAAAATATACCAATACCTCCAAACTGGCGGTACATGGCCGTTCAAATGGTGGATTGCTGATTGGTGCGGTGATGACACAACGCCCGGATCTGTTCAAGGTAGCCATACCTACAGTAGGAGTGCTGGATATGTTGCGTTACCAGCACTTTACCATCGGATGGGCATGGGGTGTGGAGTATGGCACCAGCGATAAGGAAGACCAGTTTAAATACCTGATCAAATACTCACCACTGCACAACCTGAAACCAGGTACGTCTTACCCTGCTACCATGGTAACTACAGGGGATCATGACGACAGGGTAGTGCCTGCACACTCATTCAAATTCGCTGCTACGCTACAGGCGGACAATGCAGGGCCTAACCCAACGCTTATACGTATAGACACGCAGGCAGGCCATGGAGCTGGTAAGCCAACAGGCAAGCTGATAGAGGAATCTGCGGATATATGGGCTTTTATAATGTATAATCTGGGAATGCATTTTAAGAATTAA